The following proteins come from a genomic window of Nostoc sp. ATCC 53789:
- a CDS encoding ABC transporter ATP-binding protein: MAQIVMQNQRGITTFQPLDVELRNVFKFFNQEPAVHGIDLDVRQGEFFSILGPSGCGKTTTLRLIAGFEIADAGKVLIQGQSMTNVPPYRRPVNTVFQSYALFNHLNVWDNIAFGLRLKKIHKSEIEIRVQDALKLVKMESLRSRFPSQLSGGQQQRVALARALVNRPTVVLLDEPLGALDLKLRKEMQVELSNLHKDLGVTFVMVTHDQEEALSLSDRIAVMNQGKIEQVGTPSQIYERPQTSFVADFIGDTNLFSGEIVAVDSSSIKISTKTGLSIIINRAEDTPSQLSQAVVVSVRPEKIQLSLYPPNLPANCFEGRLINVMYLGTHVNYVVELTNGIRINVLQPNTFGALPDSDTPIYAWWAENDCLAINQ; the protein is encoded by the coding sequence ATGGCTCAAATTGTCATGCAGAATCAGAGGGGGATAACAACTTTTCAGCCACTTGATGTTGAACTGCGTAACGTGTTCAAGTTTTTTAACCAAGAACCAGCAGTACACGGAATAGACTTGGATGTCAGACAAGGAGAATTTTTTAGTATTTTAGGCCCCTCCGGTTGTGGCAAAACAACAACACTACGCTTAATTGCTGGCTTTGAAATCGCTGATGCTGGCAAAGTGTTGATTCAGGGTCAGTCTATGACTAATGTGCCGCCTTACCGCCGACCCGTCAATACTGTATTTCAAAGTTACGCTCTATTCAATCACTTGAATGTCTGGGATAACATCGCCTTTGGACTACGGTTAAAAAAAATCCACAAATCGGAAATTGAAATTAGAGTTCAAGACGCTTTAAAGTTAGTGAAAATGGAAAGTTTGCGATCGCGCTTTCCCAGTCAACTTTCTGGTGGTCAACAGCAGCGAGTCGCCTTAGCGAGGGCTTTAGTCAACCGTCCCACCGTCGTATTACTAGATGAACCTTTAGGGGCGTTAGATTTAAAACTACGTAAAGAAATGCAGGTTGAGTTATCAAATTTACACAAAGACTTAGGAGTAACCTTTGTGATGGTGACACACGACCAAGAAGAAGCATTATCTTTGAGCGATCGTATTGCCGTCATGAACCAAGGCAAAATCGAACAAGTTGGCACTCCCAGCCAAATTTACGAACGTCCCCAGACATCTTTTGTTGCTGATTTTATTGGCGATACTAATTTATTTAGTGGTGAAATCGTAGCGGTAGACTCCTCTAGTATTAAAATTTCCACAAAAACAGGACTCTCAATTATCATTAACCGCGCTGAAGATACACCATCTCAATTATCACAAGCGGTAGTAGTGAGTGTGCGCCCAGAAAAAATACAGCTTTCGCTTTATCCACCCAATTTGCCAGCTAACTGCTTTGAAGGGCGGCTTATTAATGTTATGTATTTGGGTACACACGTTAATTATGTTGTGGAATTAACAAATGGTATTAGGATAAATGTATTGCAACCTAATACTTTTGGTGCTTTACCGGATAGCGACACGCCAATCTACGCTTGGTGGGCAGAAAATGATTGTTTAGCTATTAATCAATAG
- the mrdA gene encoding penicillin-binding protein 2, translated as MSLFPSIGSKKDTRTVGRGFQSIFLIVFTLLITTGIEARLAYLQIVEGPKLRERAEANRIRMISKQPERGNIFDRNGKLLASTRYPSSVYLWPMAHTKPSWSVVGPRLAQILNIPQDEMEKKLEQAGANSSSLIRIARDLNEAEITALKEYKNELPEVEINTDSVRYYPHGKQLAHVLGYTRELTADQLKDKKQEGYRLGDVIGQMGVERAYEKVLRGEWGGQQVEVDGAGRPIRVVGEKQAKAGNDLHLTIDLDVQQAAEKALGNQRGAIAALDPNNGAVLALVSYPTFDPNIFSKQKLSQKDWESVQGKDHPLVNRALSAFPPASTFKVVTTTAGLESGEFSPDSILQTFGSLTVGGVTFGEWNHAGFGPLGFPRAIAMSSDTFFYQVGRKVGGPTLIQWSRKYGFGQKTGIEFPNEESKGLVPDEIWKQKVLKTPWTVGDTINMSIGQGALQVTPLQSAIMFSVPANGGYRVQPHLLKDNEEAKSWRESLNMKPTTIKVLRDGLRKVVSEGTGKRLDVPTIAPASGKSGTAEAGVGRPNHTWFGAYAPSNKPEIVVVAFGENSGEHGGTICGPMVLQVLEAYFQHKYPGKYKKSQPDPSEATTQNSGHGTGD; from the coding sequence ATGTCTTTATTCCCATCAATTGGCAGCAAAAAAGATACACGTACAGTTGGACGTGGTTTCCAATCAATATTTTTAATCGTATTTACCCTCTTAATAACCACTGGGATTGAGGCTCGTTTGGCCTATTTGCAAATTGTTGAAGGCCCAAAACTCCGAGAACGAGCCGAAGCGAACCGTATTCGGATGATTTCTAAACAACCGGAACGAGGTAATATTTTTGACCGCAACGGTAAACTTTTAGCCAGTACTCGCTATCCTAGCTCTGTATATTTGTGGCCGATGGCACATACTAAGCCTTCTTGGTCTGTAGTCGGCCCGCGTCTAGCGCAAATTCTCAACATCCCGCAAGATGAGATGGAAAAGAAATTAGAACAAGCAGGTGCTAATTCTTCTTCGCTCATCCGAATTGCTCGCGATCTCAATGAAGCAGAAATCACGGCGCTTAAGGAGTATAAAAATGAACTCCCAGAAGTGGAAATTAATACAGATTCTGTACGTTATTATCCTCATGGGAAGCAATTGGCTCATGTATTAGGCTATACGCGAGAGTTGACCGCAGACCAGTTAAAGGATAAGAAGCAGGAAGGCTACCGGCTGGGGGATGTAATCGGTCAGATGGGGGTGGAAAGAGCCTATGAGAAAGTGCTACGAGGCGAATGGGGTGGTCAGCAGGTGGAAGTAGATGGTGCGGGTAGACCAATCCGAGTTGTGGGCGAAAAACAGGCAAAAGCTGGTAACGATTTGCATCTGACCATAGATTTGGATGTGCAACAGGCAGCAGAAAAAGCTTTAGGAAATCAACGAGGTGCGATCGCAGCACTCGATCCAAATAACGGTGCTGTTTTAGCGCTGGTATCTTACCCCACCTTTGACCCGAATATCTTCTCAAAACAAAAACTCTCCCAAAAAGATTGGGAAAGCGTGCAAGGGAAAGATCATCCCTTGGTTAATCGGGCTTTGAGTGCCTTTCCGCCTGCTAGTACTTTTAAAGTTGTCACCACGACAGCCGGATTGGAATCAGGTGAATTTTCTCCTGACTCAATATTACAGACCTTTGGTTCTCTTACCGTTGGTGGGGTGACTTTTGGTGAGTGGAACCACGCCGGATTCGGGCCATTAGGATTTCCACGAGCGATCGCTATGAGTAGTGATACTTTCTTCTATCAAGTTGGTAGAAAAGTTGGTGGCCCAACTTTAATCCAATGGAGCCGCAAATATGGATTTGGTCAAAAAACTGGCATTGAATTTCCCAACGAAGAATCAAAAGGCTTGGTTCCAGATGAAATATGGAAGCAGAAAGTTTTGAAGACACCTTGGACTGTAGGCGACACCATTAATATGTCAATTGGTCAAGGCGCTTTACAAGTAACACCGCTACAATCGGCGATTATGTTTTCTGTCCCTGCTAATGGCGGGTATCGAGTTCAGCCGCATTTGCTCAAAGACAATGAAGAAGCAAAAAGTTGGCGAGAATCGTTAAATATGAAGCCGACAACGATCAAAGTTCTCCGCGATGGACTGCGAAAGGTAGTGAGTGAGGGTACTGGTAAGCGCTTGGACGTGCCGACAATTGCCCCAGCTTCTGGAAAGAGTGGCACTGCTGAAGCTGGTGTTGGTCGCCCAAATCATACTTGGTTTGGTGCTTATGCCCCTAGTAATAAGCCGGAAATTGTGGTTGTGGCTTTTGGTGAAAACTCTGGCGAACACGGCGGTACTATTTGTGGGCCTATGGTTTTACAAGTGCTAGAAGCTTATTTTCAGCACAAGTATCCAGGTAAGTATAAAAAATCTCAGCCTGATCCATCAGAAGCAACAACTCAGAATTCAGGACATGGCACTGGAGACTAG
- a CDS encoding MlaE family lipid ABC transporter permease subunit — protein sequence MRLKTNFEQSHIARCCAAVLLFGQVWLHFIQGKTYYRKIMQHLVTAGPCSISPVLLVSGFAGMIFTIQTARELVRFGAENAVGGAFALAFCRELAPILTASIMAGQVGSAFAAEIGAMRVTEQIDALYMLKTDPIDYLVLPRVIACCLMVPLMTILALVTGIIGGVFAGSYFYKIIPETFLESVRNFLDPSDLFIILLKGFIFGLLVAVIGCSWGLTTKGGAKEVGESATKAVVTSWVSIFIMDFFLSLLLFDQPAF from the coding sequence TTGCGATTAAAAACAAATTTTGAGCAATCTCATATTGCACGCTGTTGTGCGGCAGTGCTGCTTTTCGGTCAAGTGTGGCTACATTTTATTCAGGGAAAAACTTACTACCGCAAAATTATGCAACATCTGGTGACTGCTGGGCCCTGTTCTATCTCTCCAGTTCTCCTAGTTAGCGGTTTTGCAGGAATGATTTTTACTATTCAGACGGCAAGAGAATTAGTCCGATTTGGGGCTGAAAATGCTGTGGGAGGTGCTTTTGCCTTAGCTTTTTGTAGAGAATTAGCTCCAATTTTAACCGCTAGTATTATGGCAGGACAAGTGGGTTCTGCTTTTGCAGCAGAAATAGGTGCAATGCGGGTAACTGAGCAGATTGATGCACTTTATATGCTCAAAACTGATCCCATTGATTATCTAGTACTTCCTAGAGTAATTGCTTGTTGTTTGATGGTGCCTTTGATGACGATTTTGGCTTTAGTTACTGGGATTATCGGTGGAGTTTTTGCCGGCTCATACTTTTACAAAATTATTCCCGAAACATTTTTAGAATCAGTCAGAAATTTTCTAGACCCATCAGATTTGTTTATTATTTTGTTAAAAGGGTTTATTTTTGGTTTACTGGTTGCTGTCATCGGCTGTAGTTGGGGTTTAACTACTAAGGGGGGAGCTAAAGAAGTAGGAGAATCGGCAACAAAGGCAGTTGTTACTAGTTGGGTATCCATTTTTATCATGGATTTTTTCCTTTCTCTACTCCTATTTGACCAGCCTGCATTTTGA
- the mrdA gene encoding penicillin-binding protein 2 yields MTIFKPSPLGGQKNTRTVGQSFQPIFLIIFTLLMLTGISVRLAYLQITEGASHRKRAESNRIRMIAKQPERGNIFDRNGKLLASTSYPRSVYLWPMAHTKPAWSVVGARLSQILEIPQEEMEKKLEEAGANSSSLIRIARNLNEAQITALKEYQTELKDVEIHTEAVRYYPHGKELAHVLGYTRELTADQLKEKKQEGYRLGDVIGQMGVEKAYEISLRGEWGGQQVEVDGAGRPLRVLGEKQAKPGKDLHLTLDLNMQKTAEKALGDRDGAIVALDPKNGAVLAMVSHPTFDPNIFSKQKLSQKDWETVQGADHPLVNRALSAFPPASTFKIVTTTAGLESGKFSPSTVLQTYGSLTFGGTRFGEWNHAGFGPLGFVGALQWSSDTFFYQIGRGVGGPTLIEWTRKYGFGKKTGFEFANEEAKGLVPDETWKQKAWKIPWTVGDSINMSIGQGALQTTPLQVAIMFAVPANGGYRVQPHLLKDNEEAKSWRESLNMKPATISVLRQGLRKVVAEGTGKVLKQPTVPSVAGKSGTAEAWKGRVKQNHAWFGAYAPAEQPEVLIVAFAEHSGGGGGSIAAPMILQIMEEYFQRKYPGKYQKPAPKKV; encoded by the coding sequence ATGACTATATTTAAACCATCTCCACTTGGCGGACAAAAAAATACACGTACAGTTGGACAGAGTTTCCAGCCGATATTTTTGATTATATTTACTCTATTAATGCTGACGGGAATCAGTGTTCGTTTGGCATATTTGCAAATTACTGAAGGAGCAAGCCACCGAAAACGAGCTGAGTCAAATCGAATTCGGATGATTGCCAAACAACCAGAACGGGGTAATATTTTTGACCGTAATGGCAAACTTTTAGCCAGTACTAGCTATCCTCGCTCTGTATATTTGTGGCCGATGGCACATACCAAGCCTGCATGGTCAGTTGTGGGGGCACGTCTATCTCAAATTCTTGAGATTCCCCAAGAAGAGATGGAGAAGAAATTAGAAGAGGCAGGTGCTAACTCTTCTTCACTTATACGGATTGCTCGTAACTTGAATGAAGCACAAATTACGGCATTGAAGGAGTATCAAACAGAACTTAAAGATGTAGAAATTCATACAGAAGCCGTTCGCTACTACCCCCACGGCAAGGAATTAGCTCATGTATTAGGCTATACGCGAGAACTGACCGCCGACCAGTTAAAAGAAAAGAAGCAGGAGGGCTACAGATTAGGTGATGTGATTGGTCAAATGGGAGTTGAAAAAGCTTATGAGATAAGTCTGCGAGGCGAATGGGGGGGTCAGCAAGTAGAAGTCGATGGTGCAGGTCGGCCACTCCGGGTTTTGGGGGAGAAGCAAGCGAAGCCTGGTAAAGATTTGCACTTAACCCTAGATTTAAATATGCAAAAGACGGCAGAAAAAGCTTTAGGCGATCGCGACGGTGCGATCGTGGCACTTGACCCGAAGAACGGTGCCGTTTTAGCAATGGTATCTCATCCCACCTTTGACCCCAATATTTTCTCGAAGCAGAAACTCAGCCAAAAAGATTGGGAAACTGTACAAGGTGCAGATCATCCCTTGGTAAATCGCGCCCTTAGCGCCTTTCCACCCGCGAGTACTTTCAAAATTGTCACTACCACAGCTGGTCTAGAATCAGGTAAATTTTCTCCTAGTACAGTTTTGCAAACCTACGGTTCCTTAACTTTTGGCGGTACCAGATTTGGTGAATGGAATCACGCCGGATTCGGGCCGTTGGGTTTTGTTGGTGCATTACAGTGGAGTAGTGATACCTTCTTCTATCAAATTGGTCGCGGAGTCGGTGGCCCAACTTTAATAGAATGGACTCGCAAGTATGGATTTGGTAAAAAAACCGGCTTTGAGTTTGCCAACGAAGAGGCAAAAGGTTTAGTGCCAGATGAGACATGGAAGCAGAAAGCTTGGAAGATACCTTGGACTGTAGGAGACAGCATTAATATGTCAATTGGTCAAGGTGCTTTACAAACTACACCCCTGCAAGTCGCCATCATGTTTGCTGTGCCAGCGAATGGTGGCTATAGAGTCCAGCCGCATTTGCTTAAAGACAATGAAGAAGCAAAAAGCTGGCGAGAATCTTTAAATATGAAGCCGGCAACCATAAGTGTTCTCCGGCAAGGGCTACGGAAAGTAGTAGCTGAAGGTACTGGTAAGGTTTTGAAGCAGCCTACAGTTCCCTCAGTCGCGGGTAAGAGTGGTACTGCCGAAGCGTGGAAAGGCCGTGTTAAGCAAAATCACGCTTGGTTTGGTGCTTATGCACCTGCTGAACAGCCAGAAGTTCTGATTGTGGCATTTGCAGAACATTCCGGCGGTGGCGGTGGTAGCATTGCTGCGCCAATGATCTTACAAATTATGGAGGAATATTTTCAGCGCAAGTATCCAGGTAAGTATCAGAAACCAGCGCCGAAGAAAGTATAA
- a CDS encoding AEC family transporter: protein MTNLLELYVKLGGLVLVGFVLGRKLPITVPTRLGQFLFWVGVPISIVSFLRQSSLSGQIWIAPAIAYLAILLGAFLAWLGIKGQAYFRNTVLQPPTQASLILAAMLGIQVILVIPITLAMVGKEYFAWALFYDLLGSFPGTYGLGVLLAARFGGGFQNHWQIAKSILINPALWGFGFGLLFRQVTIPTVTEFWLEKFAWSSVALSLVLIGMRLALLKSWRSLPQVGMSLGIKMLLVPLILGSILPVFGITGAIAKVIVLQMAMPPAFATLVIAEAFNLDRDLAVTALAAGAILLLLTLPVWLWLF from the coding sequence TTGACAAACCTTTTAGAACTATACGTCAAGCTGGGAGGATTAGTCCTGGTAGGTTTTGTTCTGGGACGCAAACTACCTATAACAGTTCCTACACGTTTGGGACAGTTTCTTTTTTGGGTGGGAGTACCCATAAGCATAGTATCTTTTTTGCGTCAATCCAGCTTGTCAGGGCAAATTTGGATTGCACCTGCTATTGCTTACCTAGCCATTTTACTAGGAGCATTTTTAGCTTGGTTAGGAATTAAAGGACAAGCCTATTTTAGAAATACTGTCCTCCAACCACCAACTCAGGCTAGCTTGATATTAGCCGCAATGTTGGGTATACAGGTTATCTTGGTTATTCCCATTACCTTAGCAATGGTAGGCAAGGAATACTTTGCTTGGGCGTTATTTTACGATTTGTTAGGTTCATTCCCAGGAACTTACGGTTTGGGTGTATTACTAGCTGCGCGTTTTGGCGGCGGTTTCCAGAATCATTGGCAGATTGCCAAGTCTATCTTAATTAATCCTGCCCTGTGGGGTTTCGGATTTGGCTTGCTGTTTCGGCAGGTGACAATTCCCACAGTTACGGAATTCTGGTTAGAAAAATTTGCTTGGAGTAGTGTAGCTTTATCCCTAGTGTTAATTGGAATGCGACTGGCGCTACTCAAATCTTGGCGTAGCCTACCACAAGTAGGGATGAGCTTGGGAATCAAAATGCTGCTAGTTCCCTTGATATTGGGCAGTATTCTACCAGTGTTTGGAATAACTGGAGCGATCGCAAAAGTAATTGTCTTACAAATGGCCATGCCTCCAGCTTTTGCCACACTTGTAATTGCGGAGGCATTCAATCTTGATCGCGATCTGGCAGTTACTGCCTTAGCTGCTGGGGCTATACTATTGCTGCTTACTCTCCCAGTTTGGCTGTGGCTGTTTTGA
- the tsaB gene encoding tRNA (adenosine(37)-N6)-threonylcarbamoyltransferase complex dimerization subunit type 1 TsaB, with protein MTTEIKHFTTKYALSLHTTTPELGLAISNFAGENRSQIWNLGRDLSSLIHQYLIDFIKPQTWADLSFIAVAKGPGGFTGTRIGVVTARTLGQQLDIPVFAISTLAAVAWAEAGKSPNPKTIAVEMPAQRGQIFAAIYQFEPDVSNLKVCLPDRVFTPEAWQETLGNWNTNYQLIQAKSGLAATVTSILELANLDWQKGKCPNWSEALPYYGQHPVET; from the coding sequence TTGACCACAGAAATAAAACACTTCACAACAAAATACGCTTTATCACTACACACCACCACTCCCGAATTAGGATTGGCAATTAGTAATTTTGCTGGTGAAAATCGCTCTCAAATTTGGAATTTGGGGCGTGATTTATCTAGCTTAATCCATCAATATTTAATTGACTTTATCAAACCGCAAACTTGGGCAGATTTGTCTTTCATTGCAGTTGCAAAAGGGCCTGGTGGCTTTACAGGAACTCGCATTGGCGTTGTAACTGCTCGAACTTTAGGGCAACAATTAGATATCCCTGTATTTGCAATTTCAACTTTAGCTGCGGTAGCTTGGGCAGAAGCAGGCAAAAGTCCAAATCCAAAAACTATTGCGGTGGAAATGCCAGCACAACGAGGTCAAATTTTTGCTGCTATTTATCAGTTTGAGCCAGATGTTTCTAACCTAAAAGTGTGTTTACCAGATAGAGTATTCACACCAGAAGCATGGCAGGAAACTTTAGGGAATTGGAACACTAATTATCAGCTAATTCAAGCAAAATCTGGGTTAGCAGCGACGGTAACAAGTATTTTAGAATTAGCTAATCTTGATTGGCAAAAGGGCAAGTGTCCTAATTGGTCAGAGGCTTTACCATATTATGGGCAGCATCCAGTAGAAACTTAA
- a CDS encoding DUF456 domain-containing protein, whose amino-acid sequence MSSSAQGIPGLPDLTHPIELVQFGTQALKASLLLVFLIVALGVAIALISFSLRRSQPEQLIFIGEWAVGYSQLLRGLQHLTLVLVLLVPGFFLCSTLSNRYHYWEQAKVAQVAESVAGEKLEQLAPQVRYSIQEPYSYNTQVGNKIVKVNETRQINRFLSLAGSQIQVKLDQSVDVPGRSSIYRANYTADYKVVNKLKDINNFFFEAPPPNGYTLLSSYKIERDGTRLQQINPEDYGFPFRLQPGEETTFRVTYQARGGPRWVYSAGGQILSNFRLIAIANFAPANFASGIEPDDIKSDGRSTQFTWKFDENVSVKNPFGVFTNTEPIRNTGVIPRLLLLAPAIFLWWILLLYLSLPMSFRNVAIAGSIFFACLLVLTYLARVINAQLAWTLISIILLFLTWGLGASRSASLAAIICTIAGAVLPIFGLLVPFSGLTLSLAGLLSAVWLAVRHWYGWYSLHPQDQRLQAQKNAKD is encoded by the coding sequence ATGTCATCTTCTGCTCAAGGTATTCCCGGATTACCCGATTTGACGCATCCGATTGAGCTTGTTCAATTTGGAACCCAGGCGCTCAAAGCTTCACTGTTACTAGTATTTTTGATCGTAGCTTTAGGAGTTGCGATCGCACTGATAAGTTTTTCCCTCCGTCGCAGCCAGCCGGAACAGCTTATATTCATCGGTGAATGGGCTGTTGGCTATTCTCAACTGTTGCGCGGATTACAACATTTAACTCTAGTATTAGTTCTCTTAGTACCGGGATTTTTTCTCTGTTCAACTTTAAGCAATCGCTACCACTATTGGGAACAGGCAAAGGTGGCTCAAGTTGCTGAAAGTGTTGCAGGTGAAAAGCTCGAACAACTTGCCCCCCAAGTCCGCTACTCTATTCAAGAGCCATACTCATATAACACTCAAGTTGGCAACAAAATAGTCAAGGTAAATGAGACAAGACAAATTAACCGCTTCTTGAGCTTGGCTGGTTCGCAAATTCAAGTCAAGCTTGACCAAAGCGTAGATGTTCCAGGGCGTAGCTCAATTTATCGGGCAAATTATACTGCCGATTATAAAGTGGTTAACAAACTCAAGGATATTAATAATTTTTTCTTTGAAGCACCGCCACCCAACGGCTACACACTTCTTTCTAGCTATAAAATCGAGCGTGACGGGACAAGATTGCAACAAATCAATCCAGAAGATTATGGTTTTCCCTTCCGGCTGCAACCAGGAGAAGAAACGACCTTTCGAGTCACCTATCAGGCTAGAGGCGGGCCTCGCTGGGTTTATAGTGCAGGGGGACAGATTTTATCTAACTTCCGCCTCATAGCAATTGCTAACTTTGCTCCCGCTAATTTTGCCAGTGGTATTGAACCTGACGATATTAAATCTGACGGACGTAGTACGCAATTTACTTGGAAATTTGACGAGAATGTTTCAGTCAAAAATCCATTTGGAGTGTTTACCAATACCGAACCGATTCGTAATACAGGGGTAATTCCGCGTCTTTTATTGCTAGCACCAGCAATATTTTTGTGGTGGATTTTGTTGTTATATTTATCACTACCAATGAGTTTCAGAAATGTTGCGATCGCTGGTAGTATTTTCTTTGCTTGTCTATTGGTTTTGACCTATCTGGCTCGTGTCATCAATGCTCAGTTGGCTTGGACTTTAATTTCCATCATCTTACTGTTTTTGACATGGGGATTGGGAGCTAGTCGCAGTGCTTCTTTGGCTGCTATTATCTGCACTATTGCTGGAGCAGTATTACCAATTTTTGGATTATTAGTACCATTTAGCGGCCTCACCCTCAGCCTAGCGGGTTTGCTTTCAGCCGTTTGGCTAGCAGTTCGTCACTGGTATGGCTGGTACAGTTTGCATCCACAAGACCAAAGATTGCAGGCTCAGAAAAATGCTAAAGATTAG
- a CDS encoding M15 family metallopeptidase, protein MNKAGFSGKPQNSSNDLGDDIPVAVRDTPIAARKMWLQPQIMLIGGVVGFILLALISGFLFFVTAPKKIADSQPLPATSTPPTPAPSNNSSNSSDTVLGHFPYPEAPQSELVTISANRGIRMRKSAAQKFEEMVATARSAGVTLVPISGFRSLKDQEQLFFGVGAQRNQTPAERAALSAPPGHSEHHTGYAVDVGDGSVPATNLQTNFDKTKAYQWLQANAARFSFEMSFPKDNVQGVSYEPWHWRFVGDRNSLEMFYKARNLKPAKISP, encoded by the coding sequence TTGAATAAGGCAGGGTTTTCTGGAAAACCGCAAAACTCATCGAATGACCTTGGTGATGATATTCCAGTGGCTGTACGTGATACACCTATTGCAGCACGCAAAATGTGGTTGCAACCCCAAATTATGCTGATTGGCGGAGTGGTGGGATTTATCCTGCTGGCTTTAATTAGCGGTTTTTTGTTTTTCGTCACTGCACCCAAAAAAATCGCCGATTCTCAACCTTTACCAGCGACTTCTACTCCTCCGACTCCAGCACCATCTAATAATTCTAGTAATTCTAGCGATACTGTATTAGGGCATTTTCCTTACCCAGAAGCCCCTCAGTCAGAACTAGTAACCATCTCCGCAAATAGGGGCATTAGAATGCGAAAATCTGCTGCCCAAAAGTTTGAGGAGATGGTAGCAACAGCCCGGAGTGCAGGTGTAACTTTAGTGCCAATTTCTGGCTTTCGCTCACTTAAAGACCAGGAACAATTGTTTTTTGGTGTCGGTGCCCAACGAAATCAAACGCCAGCAGAACGGGCTGCCCTCAGCGCTCCTCCTGGTCATAGCGAACATCACACAGGTTATGCTGTGGATGTTGGGGATGGATCAGTACCAGCAACTAATCTCCAAACCAATTTTGACAAGACCAAGGCTTATCAATGGCTGCAAGCAAATGCAGCACGTTTTAGCTTTGAAATGTCTTTTCCTAAAGATAATGTTCAAGGTGTGAGTTATGAGCCTTGGCACTGGCGTTTTGTTGGCGATCGCAACAGCTTGGAAATGTTTTACAAAGCCAGAAATTTGAAACCCGCTAAGATATCGCCATAA
- a CDS encoding Ycf34 family protein — MCICVNCHYVDSCVTYHAVEGQHQQPHLTETPSFDPNEPSINVNIRTNDDVIEMEWDVVGCLSFKRETGKWSKLRPGELVPT; from the coding sequence ATGTGTATTTGTGTGAACTGCCACTATGTAGACAGCTGTGTTACCTATCATGCCGTAGAAGGGCAGCACCAACAGCCTCACTTGACTGAAACACCCAGTTTTGATCCGAATGAACCTTCTATCAATGTCAATATTCGGACAAACGATGATGTAATTGAGATGGAATGGGATGTTGTTGGTTGTCTCAGCTTTAAACGGGAAACGGGTAAGTGGTCGAAATTGCGTCCTGGTGAATTAGTGCCGACTTGA